The following proteins come from a genomic window of Campylobacter concisus:
- a CDS encoding pyridoxamine kinase, whose product MKRILTIQDISCVGKCSLTVALPIISAQGIEVCILPTALLSTHTGFKNFTFRDLTDEFDAITQVWHKENIAFNGIYTGFLGSFSQLELIEKIFNEFNDSAPLILVDPCMGDNGKLYHGFDEKFVMKMRELCTKAHVITPNITEASFMCGMPFLGSDYTQDYILELLEGLASFGARKIVLKGIRYKQNECGIIAYDAKTKEKVEYFHEFLPFHTSGTGDIFASVLFGSLVNGESMQNSIKKAANFVLSSIKITLKDKSRTWYGVQFEKVLGTLAR is encoded by the coding sequence ATGAAAAGAATCCTTACAATACAAGATATCTCGTGCGTTGGCAAATGTTCCCTTACTGTCGCACTTCCGATAATTAGCGCTCAAGGCATTGAGGTGTGTATATTGCCTACTGCGCTACTTTCGACTCATACTGGCTTTAAAAATTTCACATTTCGTGATCTGACTGATGAATTTGACGCGATAACACAAGTATGGCACAAAGAAAATATCGCATTTAATGGAATTTATACCGGGTTTTTAGGCAGCTTTAGTCAGCTTGAGCTGATAGAGAAAATTTTTAATGAGTTTAATGACTCTGCTCCACTAATACTTGTAGATCCTTGCATGGGCGACAATGGCAAGCTCTATCACGGATTTGATGAAAAATTTGTTATGAAAATGCGCGAACTTTGCACAAAGGCTCACGTTATCACGCCAAACATAACTGAAGCAAGCTTTATGTGTGGGATGCCGTTTTTAGGCAGTGACTATACGCAAGATTATATTTTAGAGTTGCTTGAAGGCTTAGCTAGCTTTGGAGCTAGAAAGATTGTGTTAAAGGGTATTAGATACAAGCAAAATGAATGTGGCATCATAGCTTACGATGCAAAGACAAAAGAGAAAGTAGAGTATTTTCACGAGTTTTTGCCATTTCACACGAGTGGAACTGGAGATATTTTTGCTTCTGTGCTTTTTGGCTCGCTAGTAAATGGCGAAAGCATGCAAAATTCTATCAAAAAGGCAGCAAACTTTGTGCTTAGTAGCATTAAAATCACGCTAAAAGATAAGAGCCGCACATGGTATGGTGTGCAGTTTGAAAAGGTGCTTGGCACTCTTGCAAGATAG
- a CDS encoding DUF488 domain-containing protein, with protein sequence MFKAYRIYDFIKDDSLDMKAAFVDRLYPRGIRKEIFSNFLWLKDITPSTALREWFHEDREARFDEFCEKFELELDNEKAQSCFKTLKNLEKEYGNIALLTASKDINLCHIVVLLKILNK encoded by the coding sequence ATGTTTAAAGCTTATAGAATTTATGATTTTATTAAAGATGATAGTTTGGATATGAAGGCGGCTTTTGTTGATAGACTCTATCCAAGAGGCATAAGAAAAGAGATATTTTCAAATTTCCTTTGGCTAAAGGATATCACACCAAGCACTGCTTTAAGAGAGTGGTTTCATGAAGATAGAGAAGCTAGATTTGATGAGTTTTGTGAAAAATTTGAGCTCGAGCTTGATAATGAAAAAGCACAATCTTGCTTTAAAACACTAAAAAATTTAGAAAAAGAATACGGCAACATAGCTCTTCTAACAGCTAGTAAAGATATCAATCTTTGCCATATCGTTGTGTTATTAAAAATTTTAAATAAGTAG
- the panC gene encoding pantoate--beta-alanine ligase, producing MQIIRTIKELQNFVSSTSSKIGFVPTMGALHDGHVSLIKKCVSENEISIVSTFVNPTQFLPGEDLDKYPRNEQNDIKICEQNGVSAIFIPDANELYFEDEPLIIAPKKFSAILEGKTRPGHFDGVLRVLNKLFRLTRANSVYMGKKDTQQLIIVQNMIKTFFLNTSLVACDIVREPDGLALSSRNVYICDEDKCNALRLSRSLNKAQNLIQNGEEDTSEIKTKMLEVLEPLKVDYVAITDRNLNEISKIEKNNTIILVAAYVGKTRLIDNIWI from the coding sequence ATGCAAATCATAAGAACTATAAAAGAACTTCAAAATTTCGTCTCTAGCACAAGCTCAAAGATCGGTTTTGTGCCAACCATGGGCGCACTTCATGACGGACATGTTAGCCTTATCAAAAAATGCGTGAGCGAAAATGAGATAAGTATCGTCTCAACATTCGTTAATCCAACTCAATTTTTACCAGGCGAAGATCTGGACAAATACCCAAGAAACGAACAAAACGACATTAAAATTTGCGAGCAAAATGGCGTTAGCGCTATTTTTATCCCAGATGCTAATGAGCTTTACTTTGAAGATGAGCCTCTAATCATCGCTCCAAAGAAATTTTCAGCTATCTTAGAGGGCAAAACTAGGCCAGGCCACTTTGATGGCGTCTTAAGAGTGCTAAATAAGCTATTTCGACTAACTCGTGCAAATAGCGTCTATATGGGCAAAAAAGATACACAACAATTAATCATCGTGCAAAACATGATAAAGACATTTTTTCTTAATACCAGCCTAGTGGCTTGCGATATCGTTAGAGAGCCGGACGGACTTGCACTTTCAAGTAGAAATGTCTATATCTGCGACGAAGATAAATGTAATGCTCTAAGGCTTTCAAGATCGCTAAATAAAGCACAAAATTTGATCCAAAACGGCGAGGAAGACACAAGTGAGATCAAAACAAAGATGCTTGAAGTGTTAGAGCCATTAAAGGTTGATTATGTCGCCATTACGGATAGAAATTTAAATGAAATTTCCAAAATAGAAAAAAATAACACCATCATTTTAGTAGCAGCTTACGTTGGTAAAACTAGGCTAATAGACAACATCTGGATCTAA
- a CDS encoding aspartate-semialdehyde dehydrogenase — protein MRKFNVAVVGATGAVGEELFRVMEEVDFPVGELLPLASAKSAGSEIEFNGKYYKVKELTEKVFSEHEIDIAFFSAGGSVSEKFAKFAADSGAVVIDNTSHFRMDKDIPLVVPECNPSDIAMWKNRGIIANPNCSTIQMVQILKPLNDAFGINRVDVSTYQAASGAGKEGMEELVVQMQKFFEFKLDECEPKVFAHRLALNVIPHIDVFLDNDYTKEEMKMVNETQKILHKDIEVSATCVRVPVLRSHSEAITIHFDKNVSADAAREILSKAPSIVVVDNPAQKEYPMPILSSDTNETYVGRIRVDNYRPNVLHLWCSADQIRVGAATNAVRIAQKWIEMQE, from the coding sequence ATGAGAAAATTTAACGTAGCGGTCGTTGGTGCGACAGGAGCGGTCGGCGAAGAGCTTTTTAGAGTTATGGAAGAGGTTGATTTTCCAGTTGGAGAGCTTTTGCCGCTTGCTAGCGCAAAAAGTGCTGGCAGCGAGATCGAATTTAATGGCAAATATTACAAAGTAAAAGAGCTAACCGAAAAGGTTTTTAGTGAGCACGAGATTGATATCGCATTTTTTAGCGCAGGCGGCTCAGTTTCAGAGAAATTTGCTAAATTTGCAGCTGACAGCGGCGCAGTAGTCATCGATAACACCAGCCATTTTAGGATGGATAAAGATATCCCTCTTGTTGTGCCAGAGTGTAATCCAAGCGACATTGCCATGTGGAAAAACCGCGGCATCATCGCAAATCCAAACTGCTCAACCATCCAAATGGTGCAAATTTTAAAGCCACTAAATGACGCTTTTGGCATCAACAGGGTCGATGTTTCTACATATCAAGCAGCAAGCGGCGCTGGCAAAGAGGGCATGGAAGAGCTTGTTGTTCAGATGCAAAAATTCTTTGAGTTTAAGCTTGATGAGTGCGAGCCAAAGGTATTTGCGCACCGCCTAGCACTAAATGTTATCCCTCACATCGACGTCTTTTTGGACAATGACTATACAAAAGAAGAGATGAAAATGGTCAATGAGACGCAAAAAATTCTTCACAAAGATATCGAAGTTAGCGCTACCTGTGTGCGTGTGCCAGTGCTTAGAAGTCACTCTGAGGCGATCACTATTCATTTTGATAAAAATGTGAGTGCAGATGCAGCAAGAGAAATTTTGAGTAAAGCTCCAAGTATCGTTGTAGTGGATAACCCAGCCCAAAAAGAGTATCCGATGCCTATCCTTTCAAGCGATACAAATGAGACTTATGTTGGAAGAATAAGAGTTGATAATTACAGACCTAACGTGCTTCATCTTTGGTGTAGTGCCGATCAGATCCGTGTGGGGGCTGCTACAAATGCTGTTAGAATCGCTCAAAAATGGATCGAAATGCAAGAGTAG
- a CDS encoding YqhA family protein — MRRLFERILLASNSFTLFPVIFGLLGAIMLFVIASYDVGKVLLEVYKYFFVESAHAENFHSEVVGEIVGAIDLYLMALVLYIFSFGIYELFISEITQLKQSKQSKVLEVHSLDELKDKLGKVIVMVLIVNFFQRVLHANFTTPLEMAYLAASILALCVGLYFLHKEGH, encoded by the coding sequence TTGCGTAGATTATTTGAAAGAATTTTGCTTGCAAGCAATAGTTTTACGCTGTTTCCAGTTATTTTTGGTCTTTTGGGTGCGATCATGCTTTTTGTTATCGCTAGTTACGATGTTGGCAAGGTGCTTTTGGAGGTTTATAAATATTTCTTTGTTGAGAGTGCACACGCTGAAAATTTTCATTCAGAAGTTGTCGGTGAAATAGTTGGTGCGATCGATCTATACTTGATGGCACTAGTTCTTTATATCTTTAGTTTTGGAATTTATGAGCTTTTCATTTCAGAGATCACGCAGCTAAAGCAGTCAAAGCAGAGCAAAGTCTTAGAGGTTCACTCTCTTGATGAGCTAAAAGACAAACTTGGCAAAGTAATCGTCATGGTCCTAATCGTAAATTTCTTCCAAAGAGTGCTTCATGCAAACTTTACAACACCGCTTGAAATGGCTTATTTGGCGGCTTCTATCCTTGCGCTTTGTGTTGGACTTTACTTTCTTCATAAAGAAGGCCATTAA
- the rimO gene encoding 30S ribosomal protein S12 methylthiotransferase RimO, with amino-acid sequence MPKLHLISLGCNKNLVDSEIMLGRLQNYDITDDISDADVIIVNTCGFIKSAKEESIQTILEMHEARKNGSLLVVTGCLMQRYKDELMKELPEVDLFTGVADYDKIDEIILKKQNLFSPQTYLQANEERVITGSNYHAYIKISEGCNQKCSFCAIPTFKGKLKSRSLENIINEVKNLVKKGYYDFSFLSQDSSSYMRDHGISDGLINLIDEIEKIKGVRSARILYLYPSTTSKELIERIIASPVFHNYFDMPIQHISEDMLKIMKRGSGAKKIKELLNLMRNAENSFLRTGVIVGHPGESEDDFDELCAFLEEFKFDRISAFAYSKEEDTASFEMEQIPAKIISKRLNKIEKITKKAINESLQKELGKQIYASLEGESSEGEMFYAAKKDIWDKDIDGEILINESDLKELEIGSLYLCEASDVVDQKLIAKIIKKAK; translated from the coding sequence ATGCCAAAACTTCACTTAATTTCACTTGGCTGTAACAAAAATTTAGTTGATTCTGAGATCATGCTTGGTAGACTGCAAAACTACGATATCACGGATGATATCAGCGATGCTGACGTCATCATCGTAAATACCTGCGGCTTTATAAAATCTGCCAAAGAAGAGAGTATCCAAACCATACTTGAAATGCACGAAGCCCGCAAAAATGGCTCTTTGCTGGTAGTGACTGGCTGTCTTATGCAGCGCTACAAAGACGAGCTTATGAAAGAGCTGCCTGAAGTTGATCTCTTTACTGGTGTGGCCGACTACGACAAGATAGATGAGATCATCTTGAAAAAGCAAAATTTATTTAGTCCGCAAACTTATCTGCAAGCAAATGAAGAGCGTGTGATAACTGGCTCAAACTACCACGCCTACATCAAAATTTCAGAGGGCTGCAACCAAAAGTGTAGCTTTTGCGCGATACCGACATTTAAAGGCAAGCTAAAATCGCGCTCGCTTGAAAACATCATAAATGAGGTCAAAAATCTAGTCAAAAAAGGCTACTACGACTTTAGCTTTTTATCCCAAGACTCAAGCTCATATATGCGCGATCACGGTATTAGCGACGGGCTTATAAATTTAATAGATGAGATAGAAAAGATAAAAGGCGTAAGGAGTGCTAGGATACTTTACCTCTACCCAAGCACGACCAGCAAGGAGCTAATTGAACGTATCATCGCTTCGCCTGTCTTTCACAACTACTTCGACATGCCCATCCAACACATCAGCGAAGACATGCTAAAGATAATGAAGCGTGGAAGCGGTGCTAAAAAGATAAAAGAGCTTTTAAATTTGATGAGAAATGCCGAGAATTCATTCTTACGAACTGGTGTCATCGTGGGACACCCGGGCGAGAGCGAGGATGATTTTGACGAGCTTTGCGCGTTTTTAGAAGAGTTTAAATTCGATAGAATTTCGGCCTTTGCCTACTCGAAAGAAGAAGACACTGCCTCTTTTGAAATGGAGCAAATCCCAGCTAAAATCATCTCAAAAAGACTAAATAAGATAGAAAAGATCACTAAAAAAGCGATAAATGAGAGCTTGCAAAAAGAGCTTGGTAAGCAAATTTATGCTTCTCTTGAGGGCGAAAGTAGCGAGGGAGAGATGTTTTACGCGGCCAAAAAAGATATCTGGGATAAAGATATAGACGGCGAAATTTTAATCAACGAAAGCGACTTAAAAGAGCTTGAGATCGGCTCGCTCTATCTTTGCGAAGCAAGCGACGTGGTCGATCAAAAACTGATCGCTAAAATCATCAAAAAAGCAAAATGA
- a CDS encoding radical SAM protein: MSLGIDLSPKQKSCNFDCVYCELSGAKTVSAIQDPPSVKEILIALKDALRTHQNIDVITLTANGEPTLYPYLQELINEINNLKGSSKTLILSNGSGVCEPKICEALKELDIVKFSLDSAVQSTFKKIDRNKSGIEVGEIIKAMAKFRKEFAGELVLEILVVAGFNDKKSEFEALNMAINEIAPHRVDIGTVDRPPAYNVKGVDAKKLEELAEQISGVPVNIVKAHKIEQKYNFSEDEILEMLKRRPQTIANVEENFSDSSKQTLAKFLQDDVVYLSDVAGVKFYKLRA, from the coding sequence ATGAGTCTTGGCATAGATCTAAGCCCTAAGCAAAAATCATGTAATTTTGACTGTGTCTATTGTGAGCTAAGTGGTGCAAAAACAGTCAGCGCGATACAAGATCCGCCAAGTGTTAAAGAAATTTTAATAGCTTTAAAAGATGCTTTGCGTACTCATCAAAACATCGATGTTATAACACTTACGGCAAATGGAGAGCCGACTCTTTACCCATACTTACAAGAGCTAATTAACGAGATAAATAACCTAAAAGGCAGTTCAAAAACACTTATTTTAAGTAATGGCTCAGGCGTGTGTGAGCCAAAAATTTGCGAGGCTTTAAAAGAGCTTGATATAGTGAAATTTAGTCTAGATAGCGCAGTGCAAAGCACTTTTAAAAAGATAGACCGCAACAAAAGCGGTATAGAAGTAGGCGAGATTATAAAAGCAATGGCTAAATTTCGCAAGGAATTTGCTGGTGAGCTCGTGCTTGAAATTTTAGTCGTAGCTGGTTTTAATGATAAAAAAAGTGAGTTTGAAGCACTTAATATGGCGATAAATGAGATAGCTCCACACCGAGTAGATATTGGTACGGTAGATCGCCCACCAGCCTATAATGTAAAGGGCGTAGACGCTAAAAAGTTAGAGGAGTTAGCCGAGCAGATAAGTGGCGTGCCAGTTAATATCGTCAAAGCTCACAAGATAGAGCAAAAATATAACTTTAGTGAGGATGAAATTTTAGAAATGCTGAAACGTCGTCCGCAAACTATCGCAAATGTTGAAGAGAATTTTTCTGACTCTTCAAAGCAGACTCTAGCAAAATTTTTACAAGATGATGTGGTTTATTTATCCGATGTTGCTGGAGTGAAATTTTACAAACTAAGAGCATAA
- the hemE gene encoding uroporphyrinogen decarboxylase, translated as MIFIDACLKKPTPYTPVWMMRQAGRYLPEYMAVRAKAGDFLSLCKDYKKASEVTLQPVDILGVDAAILFSDILVVPLEMGMDLRFEKGEGPVFTEPLRDQASLDALSIKKSVKNLAYVYDTIKLTRENLAKDKALIGFCGAPWTIATYMIEGGGSKNYAICKKMLYQNPEFLHQILEKVTQALILYIKEQIKAGVNAVQIFDSWAAALEEQAYFEFGFSYINKIVDSVKAEFPEIPVIVFPKGISGYLDKISGNFDVFGVDWSTPIELAKAKLSPKYVLQGNMEPTRLYSKKAIDEGVDKILSTMKDAPHIFNLGHGILPDVPVENAKYFIKQVQTKSAR; from the coding sequence ATGATTTTTATAGATGCTTGTTTAAAAAAACCGACGCCATACACGCCCGTTTGGATGATGCGTCAAGCCGGTAGATATCTGCCAGAATATATGGCTGTAAGAGCCAAGGCAGGGGATTTTTTATCACTTTGTAAAGATTATAAAAAAGCTAGTGAAGTCACGCTTCAGCCAGTCGATATCCTTGGTGTTGATGCGGCTATTTTATTTAGCGACATCCTTGTAGTGCCGCTTGAAATGGGTATGGATCTACGTTTTGAAAAAGGCGAGGGCCCGGTTTTTACAGAGCCGTTGCGTGACCAAGCATCTCTTGATGCACTTAGTATTAAAAAATCGGTAAAAAATTTAGCATACGTCTATGATACGATCAAGCTCACAAGAGAAAATTTAGCTAAAGATAAGGCACTAATTGGATTTTGCGGTGCCCCATGGACGATAGCTACATATATGATCGAGGGTGGTGGCAGTAAGAACTATGCGATCTGCAAAAAAATGCTATATCAAAATCCAGAATTTTTACACCAAATTTTAGAAAAAGTGACACAAGCTCTCATTTTATATATAAAAGAGCAAATCAAAGCTGGCGTAAATGCGGTGCAAATTTTTGATAGCTGGGCGGCTGCACTTGAGGAGCAGGCTTATTTTGAGTTTGGATTTAGCTATATAAATAAAATAGTTGATAGCGTAAAAGCTGAGTTTCCAGAAATTCCGGTCATCGTTTTTCCAAAGGGGATAAGTGGCTATTTGGATAAAATTTCAGGAAATTTTGATGTTTTTGGCGTTGACTGGAGCACTCCAATAGAGCTAGCCAAAGCAAAACTAAGTCCAAAATACGTCCTTCAAGGCAATATGGAGCCAACTAGACTTTATAGTAAAAAAGCGATAGATGAAGGTGTGGATAAAATTTTAAGCACTATGAAAGATGCTCCTCATATCTTTAACCTAGGTCACGGAATCTTACCAGATGTGCCAGTTGAAAATGCAAAATATTTCATAAAACAGGTTCAGACAAAAAGTGCAAGGTAA
- the tilS gene encoding tRNA lysidine(34) synthetase TilS: MISQNVREKLNLGANLLAFSHGIDSTALFYILEEAGIKFDLAMVDYNVREQSKSEIKSAKELADKFGKKIYTKSVFLDMSNFEKNAREARYEFFDEICQKFGYENLILAHQFDDKFEWFLMQLSKGAGLKELFGMSELEKRKYFWLVRPLLNLRKKELQNYLDERGLRYFIDETNLKGELKRSFIRLNFSEPFLDRYFSGVQKSFEFLEVDRQILMPNITKISDEIFIIKNDSNAIRGVDMAAKELNVLLSKAQKDELNANLAKQTSVVLSGKIAVGYADTCLLVTPFCKAIMPKIFKEKARILKIPAINRGYLFAINFDLSKIKF, translated from the coding sequence ATGATAAGTCAAAATGTGCGAGAAAAGCTAAACTTAGGTGCAAACCTGCTTGCATTCTCGCACGGTATAGACAGCACTGCACTTTTTTATATTTTAGAAGAGGCTGGGATCAAATTTGATCTAGCGATGGTTGATTACAATGTTCGAGAGCAAAGTAAAAGCGAGATAAAAAGTGCAAAAGAGCTCGCAGATAAATTTGGTAAAAAAATTTATACCAAAAGCGTTTTTTTAGATATGTCAAATTTTGAAAAAAACGCGCGTGAGGCGAGATATGAGTTTTTTGATGAAATTTGCCAAAAATTTGGCTATGAAAATTTGATCCTAGCGCATCAGTTTGACGATAAATTTGAGTGGTTTTTAATGCAGCTTAGTAAGGGTGCTGGACTAAAAGAGCTCTTTGGCATGAGCGAGCTTGAAAAGAGAAAGTACTTTTGGTTAGTTAGGCCGCTTTTAAATTTACGCAAAAAAGAGCTTCAAAACTATCTTGATGAGCGAGGTTTGCGCTATTTTATCGATGAGACAAATTTAAAAGGCGAGTTAAAAAGAAGCTTTATTCGGCTAAATTTTAGTGAGCCATTTTTGGATAGATATTTTAGTGGCGTACAAAAGAGCTTTGAGTTTTTAGAAGTCGATAGACAAATTTTAATGCCAAATATCACAAAAATAAGTGACGAAATTTTTATCATAAAAAATGATAGTAATGCGATACGAGGCGTTGATATGGCGGCAAAAGAGCTAAACGTACTTCTAAGTAAAGCTCAAAAAGATGAGCTAAATGCAAATTTAGCAAAGCAAACAAGCGTGGTGCTAAGCGGCAAGATCGCTGTCGGATACGCAGACACTTGCCTTTTAGTAACTCCATTTTGCAAAGCCATAATGCCAAAAATTTTTAAAGAGAAGGCTAGAATTTTAAAAATTCCAGCTATAAATAGAGGCTATCTTTTTGCTATAAATTTTGATTTATCAAAAATTAAATTCTAA
- a CDS encoding ribose-phosphate pyrophosphokinase gives MRGYKIFSGTANIELSKKISQYLSLPLSEASIKRFSDGEISVQIGESVRGKDVFVIQPTCAPTNTNLMELLILTDALRRSSASSITAIVPYFGYARQDRKAAPRVPITAKLVANMMQTAGIDRVVTMDLHAGQIQGFFDIPVDNLYGSIIFNDYVRAKNLPNPIVASPDVGGVARARSLAKNLNLDMVIVDKRREKANESEVMNIIGDVNGKDVILVDDMIDTAGTIVKAAEIFKERGATSVMAFCTHPVLSGPAYDRLRLGFLDELVVTDTIPLAEELPCIKVLSAASLFGEVIRRVYHNESVNSLF, from the coding sequence ATGAGAGGCTATAAAATTTTCTCAGGAACGGCTAATATTGAGCTTTCAAAGAAAATTTCGCAATATCTTTCACTTCCTCTTAGCGAGGCAAGTATAAAAAGATTTAGCGATGGAGAGATCAGTGTGCAAATCGGCGAGAGCGTGCGCGGAAAAGATGTTTTTGTCATTCAGCCAACATGTGCACCGACAAATACAAATTTAATGGAGCTACTTATCTTAACTGACGCTTTAAGACGCAGTAGCGCAAGCTCTATAACAGCGATTGTGCCGTATTTTGGCTACGCTAGACAAGATAGAAAAGCAGCTCCTAGAGTGCCGATCACTGCAAAACTAGTGGCAAATATGATGCAAACAGCAGGCATCGATAGAGTCGTCACTATGGATCTTCACGCAGGACAAATTCAAGGATTTTTTGATATTCCGGTTGATAACCTTTATGGAAGTATCATTTTTAATGACTACGTAAGAGCTAAAAATTTACCAAATCCAATCGTTGCAAGCCCTGATGTAGGCGGCGTGGCTCGTGCTAGATCCTTAGCTAAAAATCTAAATCTTGACATGGTTATCGTAGATAAGCGACGCGAAAAAGCAAACGAGAGCGAAGTGATGAATATAATCGGTGACGTAAATGGTAAAGATGTGATTTTAGTTGATGATATGATAGATACAGCTGGCACGATCGTAAAAGCAGCTGAAATTTTTAAAGAGCGTGGCGCAACTAGCGTTATGGCGTTTTGTACGCACCCAGTCCTTAGTGGGCCAGCTTATGATAGGCTAAGACTAGGCTTTTTAGATGAGCTAGTGGTAACAGATACGATACCTTTAGCAGAGGAGCTACCTTGTATAAAGGTGCTAAGTGCAGCTTCTTTATTTGGCGAAGTGATACGCCGTGTATATCACAATGAAAGCGTAAATAGCTTATTTTAA